The following is a genomic window from Amycolatopsis cihanbeyliensis.
GCCTCCGCGATCCGGGCCGCGAGCTCGGCACCGGTCGTGGCCAGCTCCTCCGGTTCGACCAGGCGGGTCACCAGGCCCACCCGGAGGGCCTCCGCGGCGGTCATCACCCGGTTGGTGAAGAGCAGTTCCTTGGCCCGCCGCGGACCGATCACCCGCTGCAACCGCTGGGTGGCACCGACCGTGCCCCAGTGCGGCTCAGGGAACCGGAAGCTGGCCGAGCTGGTGGCCACGGCGAAGTCGCAGCTCATCGCGATCTCGCCACCGGAGCCGACCACGGCGCCGTGCAGCAGCGCGACCACCGGCTTGCTGCACCGCTCGATCGCCTCGTACGCGGCGAACGAGGCCTGCCTGCGGCCGCGCACCCACGCGGCGTCCTTCCCCGACCGTTCCTTGAGGTCAGCGCCCGCGCAGAAGGTGGGGCCGTTGCCCTCGACCAGCACCACCCTGGTGCCGGGCTCGGCGTCCAGCCGCTCGAACGCCTCGCGCAGGGCGAGGCACGT
Proteins encoded in this region:
- a CDS encoding enoyl-CoA hydratase/isomerase family protein, producing MTGAEVLVETTGPVARVVLNRPHARNALNLPTCLALREAFERLDAEPGTRVVLVEGNGPTFCAGADLKERSGKDAAWVRGRRQASFAAYEAIERCSKPVVALLHGAVVGSGGEIAMSCDFAVATSSASFRFPEPHWGTVGATQRLQRVIGPRRAKELLFTNRVMTAAEALRVGLVTRLVEPEELATTGAELAARIAEAPELAITLTKQAVDLGTETDLDRGIRIEMAAIERNLAEGGSRAEVDTIAGKAADQDQEA